In Chiloscyllium plagiosum isolate BGI_BamShark_2017 chromosome 39, ASM401019v2, whole genome shotgun sequence, one genomic interval encodes:
- the LOC122542117 gene encoding probable G-protein coupled receptor 146 codes for MWSCIQGNFGLNSTFCQDDPCQRVGLVLSIASTAYLVVGFPLGLILNGLVLVVNLRHKLSILMPDVYFTNMALAGFILNLVAFLQLLGPDHLLWPVWTFGWELCIASFILFNTAALVSTYSVTLLSLDCSIELVLPHTYMSSAYNTRHICSFVWGGAALASFSSLLFYVCSKISEELDDCSQLRTKELGDAIMVFTGLLAPTVGVSYALWLILCPRKGGPYRLAESSWLDPCIRGLLLATVSAHFALWLPYYQTLLVSPAHFVTRSEGDRHFPKLLHFLRGASELLAYLSSCALPVIYKHLQKSFDSRLRLVIQGLLCGHLGRHCEGQQQQQHVATVSRADLAPEHISISAR; via the coding sequence ATGTGGAGTTGTATCCAAGGCAACTTTGGGCTGAACAGTACGTTTTGTCAAGATGACCCCTGCCAGAGGGTGGGCCTGGTCCTATCCATTGCCTCGACAGCCTACCTCGTCGTTGGCTTCCCCCTGGGCCTTATCCTCAATGGCTTGGTTCTCGTTGTCAATCTACGTCACAAGTTGTCCATCCTCATGCCCGATGTCTACTTCACCAATATGGCACTGGCGGGATTCATCCTGAACCTGGTGGCTTTTCTGCAGCTCCTGGGACCTGATCACCTCCTGTGGCCGGTGTGGACCTTCGGCTGGGAGCTGTGCATAGCCTCCTTTATCCTGTTCAACACGGCGGCTCTGGTTAGCACCTACTCCGTCACATTGCTGAGCCTGGACTGCTCCATCGAGCTGGTGCTGCCGCACACCTACATGTCGAGCGCGTACAACACCAGGCACATCTGCAGCTTCGTGTGGGGTGGGGCTGCTCTGGCCAGCTTCTCCTCCCTCCTGTTCTACGTCTGCAGCAAGATCTCTGAGGAGCTCGACGACTGCTCGCAGCTGCGGACCAAGGAGCTGGGCGACGCCATTATGGTCTTCACTGGCCTGTTGGCCCCCACCGTTGGTGTGAGTTACGCCCTCTGGCTAATCCTCTGCCCCCGTAAGGGAGGTCCCTATCGGCTTGCCGAATCCTCGTGGCTTGACCCTTGCATCCGGGGACTTCTCCTGGCCACTGTCTCGGCGCACTTTGCCCTCTGGTTGCCGTACTACCAGACCCTCCTGGTCAGCCCTGCCCATTTTGTCACCAGAAGTGAGGGCGATCGCCATTTTCCCAAGCTGCTTCACTTTCTGAGAGGGGCCAGTGAGCTGCTAGCCTACCTCAGCTCCTGCGCGCTGCCCGTCATCTACAAACACCTGCAGAAGAGCTTCGACTCCCGGCTGAGGCTGGTGATCCAAGGCCTGCTTTGTGGGCATCTGGGCCGCCATTGCGaggggcagcagcagcagcaacacgtTGCCACAGTCTCAAGGGCAGATCTGGCCCCAGAGCACATCAGCATCTCTGCCCGGTAA